The sequence ACGCCGCCTGCAAGAAGCTGGGCGCCTGGCTCGGCAGCATCGATGGCGTGAAGAGCCTGACCGTGCTCGGCCACGCTGGCGAAGGCACCTTTCTGACGCAGGCGGAGCAGATGAAGGTCATCGAAACCTTCGTCGAGGCAGTCAATGGCGCCATTCCCATCATCGCCGGCATCACGTTGGAAGGCACCGAGGTGGCCGCCGAGGAAGCCAAGCGCGCGGTCCAGGCGGGCGCGTCCGCCGGCCTGCTCTACCCCTCGCACGGCTGGCTGCGCTTCGGCTACCAGAAGGGCGCACCTCAGGACAAGTACCGCCAGGTGTTTGAGACCAGTGGGCTGCCGCTGATCCTGTTCCAGTACCCCGATGCAACCAAGTGCACCTACGACCTGGAGACCCAGCTTGACATCGCGGCGCAGCCCGGCGTATTCGCGATGAAGAACGGCGTGCGCAACATGCGCCGCTGGGACACCGAGATCCCCGTGATTCGTCGCGAGCGCCCTGATCTGCAGATTCTGAGCTGTCACGACGAGTATCTGCTGCACACCATGTTTGACGTGGACGGTCTGCTGGTGGGCTACGGCAACATCGCGCCGGAACTTCTGGTCGAGCTAATCAAGGCCGGCAAGGCACGGGACTACAAGGCCGCCCGCGCCATCCACGATCGCCTGCTGCCTGTCACGAAGAACGTCTACCACCGCGGCTCGCACATGGAAGGCACTGTGGCGCTGAAGCATGCGCTGGTTGCCCGCGGCATCCTGGAACACGCCACCGTGCGTTCTCCGCTGCTGCCGCTCGCCCCGGGTGCTGACATTGAAATCGCAAACGCGATGCGCGCCGCCGGCATCGTAGGCTGAACGGTGGCCAGGCGCAGCCATCCGGCTGCGCCTGCTAGCCGCGTCAGTGTTTTTCCCATTTTGCTGTAGCCAGCAGGCATGCACAACGGGAGGAATACGAGGCTTCACGCTGACCTGAGCTTCTGGGCTGCCCCCTGTCGCGGACTTCCAGTGGCTCTTGGGGTGCGAAAGACCGTGGCGACGGCAGAAGCGGATGACGCAAAAATAATGATGGCCGGTGCTCGCACACCATGAGCCAGTCAACTTGGAGACAGCATGGACACCACTACGGTCGCACCCATGTACAGCGGCAGGAACGATGCGGCAAGCAGTGCGCCATTTGATCCGCAGCAGCGGGCAGCGCAACTTCTCTTTCGCATCGAGAATGTTCCCTTTAGCAGGTGGCACACCAAAGCCCGCATTGTTATGGGCAGTGCTACCCTGTTCGATGCATTCGACGCACTGTCCTTGGCGTTTGTCATGCCGGTCCTGGTTGGGCTTTGGCACTTATCGCCGGGCGAGATCGGCGTCCTGATCGCTGCCGGGTACCTTGGGCAGGTCATCGGCGCACTATGCTTCGGGTGGCTTGCCGAGCGCCTGGGCCGGGTGCCGAGTGCCACCGTAACCGTGGCCCTGATGTCGGTCATGAGTGTGGCGTGCGCCTTTGCCGGCAACTTTCACATGCTGTTCCTGTGCCGCTTCATCCAGGGCATTGGTGTCGGCGGCGAGGTACCGGTTGCGGCAACCTATATCAATGAACTGTCGCAAGCCCATGGCCGCGGCCGCTTTTTCCTGCTCTATGAACTGATCTTCCCTGTTGGCCTAATGCTGGCGGCCCAGGTAGGTGCCTTCTTGGTTCCTCGCTTTGGCTGGGAGTACATGTTCCTGGTTGGCGGGATACCCGGCTTGGTCGTGGCACTGCTGATCATGCGGCTGCCGGAATCACCACGATGGCTGATCGCCAAAGGCCGGTTCGACGACGCAGAGCGCGTGATCGGCGAAATCGAGGCCAGCACCCCCAAGCGAAACCTCGATCCGCAGCACAACGCCGCAGAGATGGACCGGCGCATCTCGGAACTGTACGGGGGCCTCCATTCGCAG comes from Cupriavidus sp. P-10 and encodes:
- a CDS encoding dihydrodipicolinate synthase family protein — protein: MKDIDLRGLNPAPVTPFTRDGAVDYAACKKLGAWLGSIDGVKSLTVLGHAGEGTFLTQAEQMKVIETFVEAVNGAIPIIAGITLEGTEVAAEEAKRAVQAGASAGLLYPSHGWLRFGYQKGAPQDKYRQVFETSGLPLILFQYPDATKCTYDLETQLDIAAQPGVFAMKNGVRNMRRWDTEIPVIRRERPDLQILSCHDEYLLHTMFDVDGLLVGYGNIAPELLVELIKAGKARDYKAARAIHDRLLPVTKNVYHRGSHMEGTVALKHALVARGILEHATVRSPLLPLAPGADIEIANAMRAAGIVG
- a CDS encoding MFS transporter, giving the protein MYSGRNDAASSAPFDPQQRAAQLLFRIENVPFSRWHTKARIVMGSATLFDAFDALSLAFVMPVLVGLWHLSPGEIGVLIAAGYLGQVIGALCFGWLAERLGRVPSATVTVALMSVMSVACAFAGNFHMLFLCRFIQGIGVGGEVPVAATYINELSQAHGRGRFFLLYELIFPVGLMLAAQVGAFLVPRFGWEYMFLVGGIPGLVVALLIMRLPESPRWLIAKGRFDDAERVIGEIEASTPKRNLDPQHNAAEMDRRISELYGGLHSQKKGNWKELFSPFYRGRTVVVWLLWASSYFVANGINNWLPSLYKTVYHLPLQESLHMASLSNVLSTCAVLVCALSVDRVGRRRWAMGCFVVSGILLAVLGAFGAASPWSVMLLASSAYAVMGSATVLLYLYTPEIYPTRIRAIGTGLATSWLRAASATAPTVVGMVLTGQGIATVFLMFAGACVVGLVAASRMTETTNRPLEEISP